ACTGGGGTTTCAGTTTTGCCGAACACGCACCTGTTATCACGCTCGTGGGACCAGCACTGCGTAACACATTGATTCTTTCTGTGCTCGCTGAGGTCCTCACGCTCGCTATTGGCATCCCGCTTGGCGTCTTCCAGTCGCGGAAACCTTACTCCGCGTTCGACTACACGACATCGGTCGTGAGCTTTATTTTGTTCTCGGTTCCCTATTTCATTTTTGCAATCCTGTTGATTTACGTCTTTGCCATTCACCTTCGAATGTTCCCGGCCCAAGGAGCGGTTGGAACCGGTCCTGGAGCTGGTTCGTTGTTCGACCATATATACCATGCATTGCTTCCGGCCATCGCCATCGCGCTGTCGTACCTGGCGTTTTACAGCCGTAACACCCGCGGTTCGATGCTTGAGGTCAGTCGGAAGGACTACGTCCGCACTGCTTATGCAAAAGGTCTCAACGGGTCGACAGTGTTTAGCAAGCACGTGTTACGTAACGCGTTGATTCCGCTCATCACGTTCTTTGGTCTAGACATTGGTAACTTAGTTGGTGGCGCTGTTATTCTCGAGGGGCTGTTTACGTACCAAGGTATGGGCTTACTTACGATTAGCGCAGTCAACAACCGCGATTACAACGTCATCATGGCCACGACTATCATCTTTGCTATCGCTGTGTTGTTGGGTAACCTCCTGGCGGATGTTTTGTACGCCGTGGTGGATCCCCGCATCAGGTACAACTAGGGGGTGACACGATGAGTGCACAGATTACGACGCCTGAAAATGTTGACACCAATACCGCTGGAAAAGGCCGACCCAGTAAAAGCCCGACGAGGATGGCTGTCGAGCGATTTATGGTGAATAAAGCTGCAATGATAAGCACTGTGGTCCTGTTACTTATTGTTTTGGTGAGTATCGGAGCACCGCTCATTACACACGTCAGTCCTGTACACCAGTTTCTGATGAATACTGATTCTCCGCCAGGACCAGGACACGTTCTGGGCACAGACCAATCAGGGTTTGACCTGTTTTCCCGTGACCTGTACGGTGGACGTGTCGACCTAGTCATTGGATTTGTCGACACCCTGATTGTCATGGCGATTGCAATGGTGCTCGGCGGTCTGGCTGGATATTACGGGGGCTGGATTGATTCTCTGGTCATGCGTGTATGCGACTTCATGTTCAACTTTCCATTCCTGCTCTTGATTATTGTTCTGTCTGCAATTTTCAACACCTCGTCGGTGTGGTTGTTGATATTGGTCATTGGTTTCACTGGGTGGCCAGGAATGACGCGTTTGGTTCGAAGCTTGTTCCTGAACCTGCGTGAGTCTGAGTTTGTCCTGGCTTCGCGGATGGCGGGTGCTGGTGCGTTTCGCATCATTTTCCGTCACATGGTTCCAAACGTCATGGGCGTGATGGTGGTGCAGGCGACGTTCGCAGTCGCTGGGTTCATTGCTGCCGAGGCCGCACTTGCTGTTATCGGATTTGGTGTGAAGCCTCCAACTCCATCTTGGGGCGACGTCTTGGCAAACTCTTTGGGGTACTTTACGCTTGCAACTGAGCCGTATGCTTGGGTTCCGCCTGCAGCGTTGATTACGATTACCATTCTCTGCATTAACTTTATCGGTGACGGCCTGCGCGACGCGTTCGACCCGAGCTTTGAGGCTTGAGCGAATCCGAATCGTTAGCCGAAGCTGCCGTGTGATTTGTGGGTTAGGGAAAGCGATGAGATGAGGAATGGCGTGCCTGCTGGCACGCCATCTGTATAGGCCGGGTTTATCTGTGTCAGGATTCATCTGTTTGCGCAGCGTTCATCAGATTAGGCAGAACTCAGCAGATTACGCAGGATGGAAAGGGGTAGCGGATGTGAACAGCCGTTATGAAGGTGATGCAAACAACGGTGCGCAAGCTAGGCGTGCGAAGCGGCAGTTCATGATTGGAGCGGTCATCGTGCTGGTAATGGCGGTCGCTTTTGCAAGTATCACCATATGGGCGCTTGCCATCCGCCAGAAAACGGGATCGGAATTCAGCAAATATGTCCTCTCACACCACATTGGCCAGGCTGTGGTGACAAATGACGAATCGGGCTTTCAGGATGCTTTCTGTATCCTTCATTTAAACAAGCCCATCCCGGACACAGAATTACAGAAGCAGGCGATGACGTTGTTTCAGGCCTATTCGTCTCTTGACGGGGGCAGCCATCTCACCCTTGAATACACGGACCCAAAAGGCAAGACATCCATCGAAGCTGACGTGGTTCAGGTGGACACGTCTCACGTGTCGCTGACATTGCATTTGTCTTCCGGAATCAAGACCAGCGTGGAGAACGTCAGCTCGAAGACTTCGTAGTGCACGCGAAGCAGTGCATTTAGGCGCTTAGGCGCGAAGCCTGTTCCAGGGGATGAGCGCTTCCATGATGGTGGCGAGAAGAATGCCGACGAGCATGCCATTGCCAAGAATGGATTGGGCGACGGCCGGTAACGAGCTGAACGCCTGCTTCGGCGTTGCCAACACAGCTAAACCCGCGAGGACAGGGAGTGCGAGCCGAAATATGGTCCGGAAGTCGAATTCCATGCCTTTGATGTTTTGCAGGGCCGAGCCAAACAATTGAAGGTACGCTACAAACAGGACGGAATCCCCCACACTTACAGGCAGGGTTGCGAACAATGCGGACAGGTGCGGGACGGAACCGAGCACGACAAACATGGCCGCTCCGAGCATATAGGGGGCCCGGTGTAAGATTCGAGTGGTTTTTAGGAAACCGATGGATGACGTGTACGGCGCGTAAGCCACAAGCGCGAGCGGTCCCGAGATGACGGTGTAAAAGCCGGAGAGTACAAGGGAGCGCCGATAGGCGCTGTCGCTGACAGACTGGTTAAATACAGGTTCTGCAGCCCGGAGAGTGGCAATGGTATTGGTCGTATTAATGAGTGCAGTTATCACACATGCAATCAAGATGCCCGCTTGATACGCCGGTTTCCCCCAGACAAACAACCGTGTGATTTCCGACCACTGCGGCAAGGCAGCCGTTGCCTGACCGCCAATCCACACCACGTACAGAACCCAACCCACAGCAAGTCCGATGAGAATCGAAAAATTGCTGATGACTCCACGTACGCCAATCGTCAGGAATGCCACCAACAGTACGAGCAGAATCGAGAGCAAAGCCACTTTCGGTTGAATCAGATGCCCTTGATTGAGTCCCATCATGCCCTCAAAGAAAATGTCGATGAGTTGTGCGGCGAGCAGCAGCAGCAATACCGCCATCACGATGGGTGTAAATAGACGATTCAGCCATCTGTGCAGTCCGAACGCTCCCGCAATCATTAGGCTTACGCCTCCAAGCATCATCCCAACAGCGATACTGCCGCCAATCTGTGAGATGTTGACGCCAGCGGCTGCCCCCGTAGCCGCCAGATTAAGTAACACGCCCCACCAGAGCCCCGATTGGCCTTCCATGAGTGGCATCCTGTGTCCTATCCAACCTTGAATGAGACAGGCGAGACCGGTGATGATGAATGAGCGGGCCATCGCCCCACTCAGTTCGACGGATGACAAGTGAAAGGCTGCACCCACGGAGAGTGGGATAACAACCGTATTTGCAAACATGAAGCCGAGCCACTGGATGGCTGCAAAAACCGTGGTGGTTGTGTGCCTCATCGGATCCTCCTTGTGTTGTGCGAAAATTGTGAGGTTACAGCAGACATCATACAGCAACTGGCGTCGCAAGGGACAGCTATGCAGCGAAGATTTTCCGGATCCCTAGGTGTGGTGTCTTTAGGAGTGTGTTTATGAGTGCCTTTACGCGTGTCTTGGGACAAGTGTGCATTTGCCAGTGTGCATTTGCCAGTGTGCATTTGCCAGTGTGCATTTGCCAGTGTGCATTTGCCAGTGTGCATTTGCCAGTGTGCATTTGCCAGTGTGCATTTGCCAGTGTGCATTTGCCAGTGTGCATTTGCCAGTGTGCGTTTGCCAGTGTGCATTTGCCCGTGTGTCTTTAGCAGTGCGTCCCTACCATGGTATAGTAGCTACGGAAACTAAGGAGGCAATCTGTGATGACTAAATTTGATGTTGTATTCCTGGATTTAGACCATACACTGGTGGACACACGTCTTCAATATAAATTGGGACTCGAACACACCATCGCCGAACTTTATGATCATCAAGTGCCAAAAAACTGGATTTTGCGATTCATGGAAAATCACCAGGAACTCTGGGGTCAATACGACAGGCGGGAAATCACCATGGCTGTGTTGCGGCGAGAGCGGTTTTTAAGAGCATGGCGTGATTTTGGTGTTGAAAAGCCCATCGAAGAGGCGGACAAGTTCCAGTCGGTCTACGACGCCAACTTCGAAACGACGCTCTTTCCGTATCCAGAGACGAAGGACCTCGTCGCTGACCTCGCACGGAACTACCGGCTCGGTATCATCACCAACGGATCACCTGATTTGCAGGAACGAAAGCTCGCGGCAGTTGGACTACTCTCACACTTCCCGAAAGAACTGGTTACGGTTTCGGAACTCATTGGTATGGCCAAACCTCACCCGTCTGTTTATGCAGCCGCTTGCGAATCTGCGGGTGTCGACCCTCGCGATGCCGTCATGATGGGTGACAACTATCGAGCGGATGTGGAAGGTGCTGAAGCTTTCGGCATGTCTGCCCTCTGGTATGTGCCGGATATCGACATGGCGAGAGAGGCAGGCATCCGTGACGGTAAGCGGCCGCTCACAAAGCGGGCTGAAGTGTTGCACGCGTTGCAGCGGCTGGAGAGTGCACGGAACGAATCGAAGTAGTTGACGCTTACGCATCATGTGTTAACGGCGCTCCAAAGTGACCCGAGATGAACAGCGAAAATTGCGGCTTGTCCGCCGAAAAACGGCATTTCGGCGCGGTCTATGCTGCCTCCCTTGTACATATGTACAAGTAGGGAGGGATGTACTATGGTGGAAAAAGTCGCATGGTGGCTGGTGCTGATTGGGGCACTGAACTGGCTGCTCGTCGGACTCTTTCAACTGGATGTGGTGGCAGCATTATTTGGTGGGTCGGACGTACTGTGGAGCCGTATCATCTATGTGCTCGTCGGACTGGCCGGAGTCTACCTGCTTCCACAGGCATTTGGCGTCAAGATGATTCAAAAGAAGAGCTGAGCAAGAAGATGTGACTGTTTTTCCGCTGAACGGCTATGTTTTTTGTGGGCCGTGTCGAGCATCTAAGCACCGTGGAGGATGCGGTTTCGAAAGGGCATGCATGAGATGGGTCTTCCGTGAGACCTTAGAGGGTGCAGACGTATGCATCCTGAGGAGGCGACAGCGTGCACGGAAGCTTCTGGTCTCTCATGCCCTTTTTGATTGTCATTCCCATTTCGATTGTGACACGTCAGGTATTGCCAGGGCTGATGGTTGGCCTCTTGGTCGGATCGTACATGATTCATCCAACCTTGCTCGGAGGTATCGATGGCGCTCTTTTGTATATCCTGAAGGAACTGGCGATTCCCGACAACCTTCGGCTTATCGTCTTTCTCTACGGATTCGGTGCGTTTGTCGGTCTCGTTCGGGTAACAGGCGGCGTGACGGGGTTCGCACAGTGGATGGAGAAACGTGTGAAGACAGTCAGGGGTGCCTTCGCACTGACTTGGCTATCGTCTTTAGCGACCTTTATGGCGCCGGACTTTCGCATCATCACGGTGGCCCCTGTGGTCCGACATGTTTTTGACCGATTGAAAGTACCTACCTCACGCGTAGCGCTAGTGATTGATTTAACCTCGACCCCTCTCACAGCATTGGTGCCGCTCGGAACGGTTTTCGTGGGATACATGGTGGGATTGCTTACGACCGCGGGTCGCCACCACGGTCTCGTAGGCACGCCATATCATCTGCTCTTAGTCAGCTTACCGTTTAACTTCTTTTCACTCTTGATGATGGTATACGGTCTCTACGGGACATTTTTCGCACGGTCAAAGACAGAGTCGAAGGTGACGTCAACGCGCAAGATCCGCTTGACTCCCGAGTCACGCCTGCGCATCGCGTCGCAAGTCGGTATGGAAGCAAGTGAAGAATTGTCGCCTCGGTTTAGGCAACTTGGGCAAGCAGCTGGGACGGGACCTGCGGACGCGATTCCGGAACCGAGTACATACGGCGGCGCAACGCACCTTCGCCCTGACACTGCTGCGGCAGACCTCGATGGTTCCGGACTTCAGCGGCAGGATGGACAACCTAGTCAACCTCACAATCGTCGAAGCGAGGAGTCGGATGTTTTGCCTGATGCGATGGATGTCGCCGCGGAACAGACAAAGCCGAACCCCTTAAACTTGCTGCTTCCACTCGCTCTTTTGCTCGTCTTGACCTTATTTCTAACCTGGTGGAGCGGGCACAGCGGCACATCGTCCGTGTGGCAGGCCCTGGTCAGGGCAAATGCTGCAAGGGCGATGCTCCAAGCGCTGCTCATCACACTCATCGTCTCCATCGTGTGGTACTCCGTGCAGCGTTTGTCGATTGGCCGGACGATGTTCGGGTTTCTCGCCGGTGGTAACGAGATGATGGGCGTTATCGCGCTATTGACATTAGTATGGGCTGTCTCGGCGGTGTCGTCTGATTTGGGCTTTACCACCTACACAGAACATGTCATTGGGGGATTGGTGCCGGCAGCGTGGATAGCGCCTGTGCTCTTTCTCTTTGGTTGCGCAATTTCGTACGTCATTGGGTCATCGTTTGGAACTTGGGGTATTTTAATGCCCATCGGCTTTTCCTTGGCTGCAAGTACCCACGCGTCGATGGCACTGATAGCCGGAGCTATCTTCGCCAGCGGCACGTTTGGCGGTTTTGCTTCCCCTCTCAGTGACAACACGGTGGCAATGGCAACGGTCATGAAGTTGCCCGTGATGCAATACGCACGCTACAAATTAAAGCCGGCACTATTTGTCGCCGGTGGTTCTACACTGCTCTACGCGGTTGCAGGCTGGCTATAACGGATTTTGCGGGTAGAGAAGATGAGGGTTGCGCTCAGACAGACGGCCTGTAGTGGGCTCATTAAACAGCTGACTTACGCATACCAAATGGTTTGGCGTTTGCACGCTTTAAGAGTATTCTTATGGATGTGAGAGGGAGGCTATGCGCGATGATTCAATTCGACTTGCGGTTTGCGAAAAATTTTGTGGCTTCACACGAACTTGAGCAGTTCCAACCGGTGGTTGACGATGCACACCGGAGATTACATAGTGGACAGGTGCCAGGCGCTGATTACCTTGGTTGGCTCCACCTTCCAAGCGAAGTCTTAAAGTCGGGTTATGCTGACTTGATGTCAGCCGCCACGGAGATTCGGGAGAATGCCGATGCACTCGTGGTCATTGGCATTGGTGGTTCCTACCTCGGTGCACGGGCGGCGTTTGAGTGGGCGAAGCCTGAGTACTACAATCAATTGCCGCGGGCAGTCCGAAGCGGGCCGGAGCTGTACTTCGCAGGAAACCACTTAAGTGCTTCGGCACTGAATGACCTCTTACGTGTGTTGGAAGGAAAGCAGGTCTATCTCAACGTCATTTCCAAGTCTGGCACAACGACCGAACCAGCTGTGGCGTTCCGCATCCTTCGAGCATGGCTGCAGCAACAGGTGGGACCTGACGAGGCGAAAAAGCGAATCTACGTCACGACGGATGCACACAAAGGGGCCCTCAAAGACCTGTCCGACGTGGAAGGTTACCGGACATTTGTCGTGCCGGATGACGTCGGTGGACGTTACTCGGTGCTCACACCGGTTGGACTTCTGCCACTTGCCTCGGTAGGTGTGGACATTGCAGCCATGCTTGAAGGCGCAGCAAGTGCAGAAGAACGGCTCAATACACCACAAATCTCTGAGAATCCGGCCTATCAGTATGCGGCCACAAGAAATGCACTCTATCGAAAAGGCAAGAACACGGAGATCTTTGCCTACTACGAACCTTCCTTGAAAATGGTTGCCGAGTGGTGGAAGCAGTTGTTTGGAGAGAGCGAAGGAAAAGACCATAAAGGTATTTACCCTGCTTCTGTGGGTTACACGACGGATCTCCATTCGATGGGGCAGTTTGTTCAGGAAGGTTACCGCAATTTATTTGAGACGGTAGTACGGATTGAGAGTCCTGTGTCTGACTTGACGTTGCCGTCAACGCCGGACGTGCAGGATGGACTGGAGTATCTGGCGGGTAAACCACTGTCTTATGTCAATGACCAAGCCCGCCTTGCGACGCAGATTGCGCACGTGGACGGCGAGGTGCCAAACCTGCTCGTAAGTGTAACAGACCAGTCTGCAAGGAGTCTCGGCGAGTTGTTTTATTTCTTTGAGTTGGCATGCGCCATGAGCGGACAAATGCTCGGGGTCAACGCCTTCAACCAACCTGGTGTTGAGGCGTATAAGGTAAATATGTTTGCACTGCTCGGAAAGCCGGGGTATGAAGCGCAAGGTCAGGACTTGCTTCGCCAGCTTGATGACCGCTAAAGCATGACAAAGGGCGGTTCCTGATTGTCTACAAGCCCCAAAACACGGCCAACGGGTGTGCCCGTTGGCCCCTGCCATGGGGAGAGCGACCTGCCATGGGGAGAGCGAGAGGTGATGAGTCATCGACAACCCGAAACACTTATTACGAAACTTTTTCTCAGCCCGTAAATGGGCCTATGCCTTGTCTTTGTTGTCTATCATCATATCTGAGTTTGTCATGGTTCAATTCCCACACTTGCTTGGCAACTTCACCAACACCTTGCAAACACATCAGCTGTCGAAAGCGCTCGTGATTCACTACAGCTGGCTGCTGCTGGTGGTTGGCGTCCTTTATGTCCTTTTATACGGTTACGGACAAATGCGAAACGGGCAACTCGGGCGACAGTTTGAGTATGACCTTCGGCGCAGACTGTTTAACCACTGGGAGAGCTTATCGACAGCTTACTTTCGTAAGCGGAGTATTGGCGATCTCCTGAATCACGCCCTCAACGACGTCCGAACGGTCCGTGAGGCTCTGTCCGGTGGCCTCAACATCCTGACCAATGCCATTTTTCTCTTGACCGCAACCTTGATTATGACATTTCGCACCGTCAGTCCGAAGCTGACCATCGTCAGCATGATCCCGCTCTTTTTTCTCCCGCTCTTTGTCATCTGGTGGGGCCCGAGAATCAGAAACGCTTCCAGGCGAGCACAGGAAGCGCTGTCCAATATGGCCGATTTGACAGAAGAAAGCCTGTCAGCGATTCGACTCGTTAAAGCGACAGCCAATGAAGACATTGAGGCGAGCCGCTTCGAGAGCCGGGTGGATGACATCGTCCGTCGACAGATGACGGTATTTCGCCAGAGTGCAATGTTCCAGTCGATGATCCCGTTTCTCGGCTCCATCAGTTTCTCCATTGCGCTGTTGTACGGCGGTTATCTAACCGTGACAAAGCAGATTCAATTAGGTGGTTTTGTTGCCTTTACCTTGTATCTCGCAATGATTATCCAGCCGCTGCAACAGATGGGGTTTGTCTTCAATCAGTTCCAACGGGCCTCAGCTTCACTTCTTCGCCTTGGTGTCCTGTTCTCGGAACTCCCTGAGATTACTAATCCGGCAGAGCCTGCCCCTGTCGATGCCGTTACCGGGTCCGTCTTTGTTCACTTGCCGTCATTTCGATATCCGGACGGGGATCGCGATGCGCTCGTGAACATTCACTTCTCAGTGTCTGCTGGACAGACCCTTGGGATTGTGGGCCGAACCGGGTCAGGCAAAACAACCCTTGTCAATCTGCTTCCGAGGATTTTCGATCCGGCGGCGGACACAGTGTTTATCGATGGACACGACGTGCGCACGTTGCCTCTGGAGACGTTGCGGGAGGCGATTGCTTACGTGCCGCAGGACGGATTCCTGTTCTCGACGACAATTCGCGAGAACATCGGTTTTTCTAAGGAGGCGGCTACGGAAGAAGAGATTATTTGGGCCGCAAAGAACGCGTCTTTCTGGAAGGAGATTGAGGAGTTTCCTGAGGGTCTCGATACAGTCGTCGGGGAACGCGGCGTATCACTCTCTGGCGGACAAAAGCAGCGAGCAGCCATTGCACGCGCATTTTTGAAGGACGCTCCGATTTTGATTCTGGACGACAGTTTGTCCGCTGTTGATATGAACACGGAAAAACAAATTATCGGTGCGATTCGGAACATCAGGCAGGGCAAGACAACCATCATTATTGCGCACCGACTATCTGCCATCAGGCACGCTGACCAAATCATTGTTCTCGACGACGGCGGACTGATTGAGCAGGGGACGCATGAACAACTCCTGGCGGAAAACGGCGTCTACGCTTCGATGGTCGCACTCCAAGAGGGAGAGGAGGCGCTGGCATGAGTTTAGGAAACGGTAGTCCGGATGAATCCGGTGGACGAAACGTGGGAAGTCCGGGAAGTCCGGGGAGTCAGAACGGCCAAGCAGGCACGAATGAAAACTCCACAAGCAGCACTGACCATCAGGGAACGACGTCCAACGGCGACAAGCGGCCAGCGGCCAGCTTTCAGAGTCTCCTTCGGTTGTTGCCATATGCAAAGCCATTTCGCCTCAGCTTTCTCGGTGTTATGGTGCTTGTTGTCATCTTTAACGCAACCAACGTGCTGCAGCCGTGGTTGGTGAAAGTGGCGATTGACCGCGATCTCAGCACGGCGAACCCAAACGTCAGGGGTCTGGTGTATGTCAGCGTGCTGTACGTGGCTTCGGTTGTCATTGGGGTTGCGGCGAACTACTTTCAAATCATGATGCTGCAGTTTTCCGGGCAAAGAATCATCCGCACGATTCGACTGGAATTATTTCGGCACATTGAGCGTCTGTCCATGTCTTTCTTCGATACAAACGCCATTGGCCGTTTGGTCACCAATGTATCCAGTGACACGGAAACGGTGTCTCAGTTCTTTACAAACTTCTTTCTCAGCATGATTCGAGACGGATTGGCCTTGGTCATGATTATTGTCGCGATGTTCGAGCTCAATGGACGCATTGCCGGTGAGACCATGGTTCTCATTCCACTTCTGTTTCTGATTTCATTGCTGTTTCGAAAACAGCTGCGTCGGCGTTATCAACTCACGAGGACGAGGCTATCCAATATCGTGGCGTTCCTTGCCGAGAA
The Alicyclobacillus curvatus genome window above contains:
- a CDS encoding ABC transporter permease, with product MGTYITRRLLGMIPMLFFITLAVFLMMHAAPGNAFNSILNPNIKDPQALIASLEKQNGLDKPLWWQYIHWIALFFTGNWGFSFAEHAPVITLVGPALRNTLILSVLAEVLTLAIGIPLGVFQSRKPYSAFDYTTSVVSFILFSVPYFIFAILLIYVFAIHLRMFPAQGAVGTGPGAGSLFDHIYHALLPAIAIALSYLAFYSRNTRGSMLEVSRKDYVRTAYAKGLNGSTVFSKHVLRNALIPLITFFGLDIGNLVGGAVILEGLFTYQGMGLLTISAVNNRDYNVIMATTIIFAIAVLLGNLLADVLYAVVDPRIRYN
- a CDS encoding ABC transporter permease; translation: MSAQITTPENVDTNTAGKGRPSKSPTRMAVERFMVNKAAMISTVVLLLIVLVSIGAPLITHVSPVHQFLMNTDSPPGPGHVLGTDQSGFDLFSRDLYGGRVDLVIGFVDTLIVMAIAMVLGGLAGYYGGWIDSLVMRVCDFMFNFPFLLLIIVLSAIFNTSSVWLLILVIGFTGWPGMTRLVRSLFLNLRESEFVLASRMAGAGAFRIIFRHMVPNVMGVMVVQATFAVAGFIAAEAALAVIGFGVKPPTPSWGDVLANSLGYFTLATEPYAWVPPAALITITILCINFIGDGLRDAFDPSFEA
- a CDS encoding uracil/xanthine transporter, which gives rise to MRHTTTTVFAAIQWLGFMFANTVVIPLSVGAAFHLSSVELSGAMARSFIITGLACLIQGWIGHRMPLMEGQSGLWWGVLLNLAATGAAAGVNISQIGGSIAVGMMLGGVSLMIAGAFGLHRWLNRLFTPIVMAVLLLLLAAQLIDIFFEGMMGLNQGHLIQPKVALLSILLVLLVAFLTIGVRGVISNFSILIGLAVGWVLYVVWIGGQATAALPQWSEITRLFVWGKPAYQAGILIACVITALINTTNTIATLRAAEPVFNQSVSDSAYRRSLVLSGFYTVISGPLALVAYAPYTSSIGFLKTTRILHRAPYMLGAAMFVVLGSVPHLSALFATLPVSVGDSVLFVAYLQLFGSALQNIKGMEFDFRTIFRLALPVLAGLAVLATPKQAFSSLPAVAQSILGNGMLVGILLATIMEALIPWNRLRA
- a CDS encoding HAD family hydrolase — protein: MTKFDVVFLDLDHTLVDTRLQYKLGLEHTIAELYDHQVPKNWILRFMENHQELWGQYDRREITMAVLRRERFLRAWRDFGVEKPIEEADKFQSVYDANFETTLFPYPETKDLVADLARNYRLGIITNGSPDLQERKLAAVGLLSHFPKELVTVSELIGMAKPHPSVYAAACESAGVDPRDAVMMGDNYRADVEGAEAFGMSALWYVPDIDMAREAGIRDGKRPLTKRAEVLHALQRLESARNESK
- a CDS encoding DUF378 domain-containing protein, whose amino-acid sequence is MVEKVAWWLVLIGALNWLLVGLFQLDVVAALFGGSDVLWSRIIYVLVGLAGVYLLPQAFGVKMIQKKS
- a CDS encoding sodium:proton antiporter, with translation MVGLLVGSYMIHPTLLGGIDGALLYILKELAIPDNLRLIVFLYGFGAFVGLVRVTGGVTGFAQWMEKRVKTVRGAFALTWLSSLATFMAPDFRIITVAPVVRHVFDRLKVPTSRVALVIDLTSTPLTALVPLGTVFVGYMVGLLTTAGRHHGLVGTPYHLLLVSLPFNFFSLLMMVYGLYGTFFARSKTESKVTSTRKIRLTPESRLRIASQVGMEASEELSPRFRQLGQAAGTGPADAIPEPSTYGGATHLRPDTAAADLDGSGLQRQDGQPSQPHNRRSEESDVLPDAMDVAAEQTKPNPLNLLLPLALLLVLTLFLTWWSGHSGTSSVWQALVRANAARAMLQALLITLIVSIVWYSVQRLSIGRTMFGFLAGGNEMMGVIALLTLVWAVSAVSSDLGFTTYTEHVIGGLVPAAWIAPVLFLFGCAISYVIGSSFGTWGILMPIGFSLAASTHASMALIAGAIFASGTFGGFASPLSDNTVAMATVMKLPVMQYARYKLKPALFVAGGSTLLYAVAGWL
- a CDS encoding glucose-6-phosphate isomerase, with the translated sequence MIQFDLRFAKNFVASHELEQFQPVVDDAHRRLHSGQVPGADYLGWLHLPSEVLKSGYADLMSAATEIRENADALVVIGIGGSYLGARAAFEWAKPEYYNQLPRAVRSGPELYFAGNHLSASALNDLLRVLEGKQVYLNVISKSGTTTEPAVAFRILRAWLQQQVGPDEAKKRIYVTTDAHKGALKDLSDVEGYRTFVVPDDVGGRYSVLTPVGLLPLASVGVDIAAMLEGAASAEERLNTPQISENPAYQYAATRNALYRKGKNTEIFAYYEPSLKMVAEWWKQLFGESEGKDHKGIYPASVGYTTDLHSMGQFVQEGYRNLFETVVRIESPVSDLTLPSTPDVQDGLEYLAGKPLSYVNDQARLATQIAHVDGEVPNLLVSVTDQSARSLGELFYFFELACAMSGQMLGVNAFNQPGVEAYKVNMFALLGKPGYEAQGQDLLRQLDDR
- a CDS encoding ABC transporter ATP-binding protein, yielding MVQFPHLLGNFTNTLQTHQLSKALVIHYSWLLLVVGVLYVLLYGYGQMRNGQLGRQFEYDLRRRLFNHWESLSTAYFRKRSIGDLLNHALNDVRTVREALSGGLNILTNAIFLLTATLIMTFRTVSPKLTIVSMIPLFFLPLFVIWWGPRIRNASRRAQEALSNMADLTEESLSAIRLVKATANEDIEASRFESRVDDIVRRQMTVFRQSAMFQSMIPFLGSISFSIALLYGGYLTVTKQIQLGGFVAFTLYLAMIIQPLQQMGFVFNQFQRASASLLRLGVLFSELPEITNPAEPAPVDAVTGSVFVHLPSFRYPDGDRDALVNIHFSVSAGQTLGIVGRTGSGKTTLVNLLPRIFDPAADTVFIDGHDVRTLPLETLREAIAYVPQDGFLFSTTIRENIGFSKEAATEEEIIWAAKNASFWKEIEEFPEGLDTVVGERGVSLSGGQKQRAAIARAFLKDAPILILDDSLSAVDMNTEKQIIGAIRNIRQGKTTIIIAHRLSAIRHADQIIVLDDGGLIEQGTHEQLLAENGVYASMVALQEGEEALA